The Sandaracinobacteroides saxicola nucleotide sequence GGACACTTCCGGGGCGCGCACTGGCGCGTCCGGGCCTGTCGATGGTGAAGGAAAACCGGCATGCGCCGGCTGTTGGTGGGAGCCGGGAACGACCCAGCGCGAATTCGTTACGGCTGCTTCCTTCCGGACCTGACCGGGTTGGCGATGCAACTGCCCGCCCGACTCCCGCGGCGCGACATAGGGGCGAACAGGGTTTCAGGCAAGTCGCGTCATCCCCTGATTATCTGCGTGGGTGCCGGCGGCTGCCGGATCGACATCGGCACGATCATCGTCGGCGACCTGAAAATCCGTCAGTTGCAGGTCGAACCAGGGCCTGCCGCCCTGGTCGATGCGGAGGCGCCGGGGCCAGCGCAGGCCGCCATCACCGATCTCGCCTGAGAAGGTGAAGCGCTGCGTGACGAGACCCTTGCCCTGGGGATCGGGCACGCTGTTGGCCGCTGAGGCCAGCCGCGCGTCGCGGTCGAAGCCGAGCAGGGTTGGCGGTGCATCCGGATGGCTGGCCATCAGCGTATCCGGGTCCGGCCCGGGCCGTGCGCTGGCGCCCGCTTCGGTCAGCGGCAGCAGCAACATCAGGCCGTAGATCGCATATTGCGCCCGTTCGTGGCGCACCACGGCATCGGGCAGCGGCGTGCGGACGCCGGCGCGCTCCACCCATCCACCCGACGGTTCGATGATCAGTGAGCGCTGCTTGGACGGTCCTTCGCTCAGCAGCCAACTGTCCGACCGCGCCGCGCGAAAGGGGATGACGCGGGTGGAGACGCCGATCTCGATCCGCCGTGGCCCGGCGAAGATGCTCGCCCGGCCGCGCCATCGCAACAGGCGGGCGTTGCGCAGCGCGTGGGCGCCGCCGGCCCGGCGGATGGCGCGGTCGAGCAGCGATTCGGGCAGGCGGGCGGCGGCGAGCGCGCCGGCGCTGCCCAGCAGGAACAAGCGGCGGTCGAACATCGGAACCCACCTCCGCCGCCATGGTAGCGCGGCGGGGATGAGGGTCAAATCAGAATGACGACATGGCCGCGGGCGCCGGCCGGGGGCGCGGCACCGGTGATGCGCGCCGCATCGCGCCGCACCAGGGCCAGAACGTCCGCCGGGCAGTCCGCCGGATGTACCACCAGGTCGGCCTGGGCCAGCAGCCGGAGCTGGCGCAGGGTGAGGTCCTCGGCGCTGGCGGGAAGCGGGATTTCGCTGATGCTGTCGGCCGGGTCGGCGGCGACGGCAGAGAGCGCGGCGGCGATGGCGGCAGGCGCGTCCGCGCTGTCGCGCAGCGGGTCCAATGCTGCGCCGTCGGCCAGCAGCCGGCTCCAGAAGGCGCGGCGGGCGGGCACGGTGCGATGGACCGCAGCGACGGCATCGCGGGCAGCGAGAATGGCGGTGGCGAGCGTGCCAAGGCCCCCGGGCAACAAGCGCTCCAGCCGTTCCTTCAGCGCTTTCGACAGGCTGGCGGAGGCGCCGCCGGTACCGATGGCGACCAGCACGGGGGAGCGATCGACGATCGCCGGCACGGTGAAATCGCAGAGCGCCGGCTGGTCGACGACGTTGACGAGCAGGCCCCGCGCCTTGAGCCGCGTGGCAACCGCGGCGGCGGTGTCGCGGTCGTCGATGGCGACGAAGGCCAATCGGGTGGCGGCTGTCGCTTCCGCCATGACCACGCCGCCGGCGTCCTCGATCAGGCGTCGTTTGGCGTCGGCGGCGTCGCCCTCTCCCACCAGCAGCACGGTCTGGCCGCGTAGCCGGTGGAACAGCGGCAGGCTTTCCATCAGAGGTTCGTGGTCATCCAGGCGCGCACTGCCGGGCCGATGTCCGGCCGTTCCAGGGCCAGCGCCAGGTTGGCGGTGATATGCCCTGCCTTGTCGCCGCAATCGAAGCGCGCGCCGGCATAGGTGTAAGCATGAAACGGTGATTTACCGATGAGTTGCGCCAGCGCGTCGGTCAGCTGGATCTCGCCCCCGGCGCCACGCTTTCCCTCCGCCAATATGTCCATCACCTGCGGTTCGATCAGATAGCGGCCCACCGCCGCCAGCCGGCTCGGGGCGGTGCCGGCCCTGGGTTTTTCGACGAAGCCGCGCACCTCGGTGAGCGCGCCATCGACCGCGCCGGGGGCGACGATGCCATAGCGGTGTGTCTCCTCCTCGGGCACTTCCATCACGGCGATCACCGTGCCGCCCACCTTGTTCCGGGCATCGACCATCTGTTTCAGGCACGGGTAATCGGGCTGCCACAGCAGCTCGTCGGGCAGCAGCACGGCGAAGGGTTCGTCGCCGGTGATATGCCGCGCGCACCAGACGGCGTGGCCCAGGCCAGCGGGCTCCTGCTGCCGGACATAGGCGATGTTGCCCGGCGCCAGCTGCGTACCCTCCAGCACCGCCAGTTCGGCGGTCTTGCCCTTTTCGCGCAGGGTCATCACCAGTTCGCCCGCCACGTCGAAATAATCCTCCAGCGCGCTTTTCCCCCGTGCGGTGACGAAGATCATCTGCTCGATGCCGGCGGCCAGCGCCTCGTCCACCGCATATTGCAGCAGCGGCTTGTCGACGACGGGCAGCATTTCCTTCGGCACGGCCTTGGTGGCGGGCAGGAAGCGCGTACCCATGCCACCAACGGGGAACACGGCCTTGCGAACGGGTTTCATGGACGTTCCTTCAACCAGGGGGCGATACGGTCGGCGCCGATCAGCTGGTCCAGTGTCTGGCGCGGGCGCACGACGGCATAGTCGCGGCCGCGCACCAGAATCTCCGGGATCAGCGGCCGCGAATTATAGGTGCTCGCCATGGTTGCGCCATAGGCGCCGGCGGTCATGACCGCCACCAGGTCACCGGGCTGCACCGGGGTGATCGAACGGTCCTCCGCAAACTGGTCGCCGGTTTCGCATACCGGTCCGACGATGGTGGCGGTCATGCCGCCGGCGCGGGGGGAAAGCGCGCGGATGTCGTGCCAGGCGCCGTAGAGGCTGGGGCGCAGCAGGTCGTTCATCGCGGCATCGAGCACCACGAACGTCCGTTCGCCGCCGCTTTTCACCGTGATGACCCGGGCGACGAGCACGCCGGCATTGCCGACGATCAATCGGCCCGGTTCGAAGGCAAGCCGCACGCCCCAACCGGCGGTGACCCGCGCCACCATGGCGCCATAGGCCGCCGGGCCGGGCGGCGGCGGCAGGGAGGGGTCATAGGGGATGCCCAGGCCGCCGCCGAGATCGACCCGCTCGACCGTCTGGCCCTGGCGGCGCAGCGTGGCGACGAGCGCGCCGAGCTTGCCATAGGCTTCCTCCAGGGGCTCCAGGCTGGCGAGCTGGCTGCCGATGTGCGCGGCGACGCCGACCGGCCGGATGCCGGGCAGTCCGGCAGCGGTGGCATAGAGTGCGGCGATGCGATCGAGCGGCACGCCGAACTTGTTTTCCTTTTTCCCCGTGGAGATTTTGGCGTGCGTCCGGGCATCGACATCGGGGTTGACGCGGATAGCGACGCTGGCGGTGCGCCCCAGCGCGGCCGCCACCTCGGACAGGGCGTGCAGTTCGCCCTCGCCCTCCACATTAAACTGGAAGATGCCGGCAATGAGCGCTGCCGCCATTTCGGCGCGGGTCTTGCCGACACCGGAAAAGATGATGCGGCCGGCGGGCACGCCGGCGGCAAGCGCGCGGCGCATCTCGCCCTCGCTCACGACATCCGCACCGGCGCCGAGACGGGCCAGCGTGGCGATGACGCTGACATTGGGATTGGCCTTGACGGCGAAGGCGATCAGCGGATCGTCGAGGCCGGCCAGCGCATCGCGGAAGACCGTGAAATGGCGTTCGATGGTGGCGCTGGAATAGGCATAGAAGGGTGTGCCCTCGGCAGCGGCAAGCGCGTCCAGCGCCACATCCTCGGCGTGCATCACGCCGTCCCGATCGTGGAAATGGTCCATCAGCGTGGTTTTTCGACGGTGTCCGCCGGCGGCAGGTTGAAGGGATCGTCCTGCCGCACGCCCGACGGCACCGCGCCGTCATCGACCCGCTTCGGCGCCGCCTGGGCGGGCGGAATCAGCGCTTTCATGGTCGCCGCGCCTTCCTCCTTCTTCATGGCGCGCACCTGGGCGTTGGTCAGTTTGCTGTCATCGGTGGCGCGCACCAGCGCGCCCTTGTGGCCGCAGGCCGACAGCAAAAGCAGCAGCAGGACCAAGGCCGGCTTCACAGGCCCGACCTTGCCGCAGCGATGGCTTCCCGCACGCGAAACGGCGCGGTGCCGCCCAGGCTGCCCCGGCTGGCGACCGACGCTTCGACGCTGAGCACGCCGAAAACGCGACCGTCGATCCGGGGATCGACGGCGCGCAGCGCGTCCAGGGACAAGGCATCGAGCTGCACGCCGGCGGCTTCCGCGGCCTTTACCGCGCGGCCGGTAATGTGATGCGCCTCCCGGAACGGCACGCCGGCTTCGCGTACCAGCCAGTCGGCGAGGTCGGTCGCGGTGGAAAAACCGCTGGCCGCCGCCGCGCGCATCCGGTCGGGCACGAAGGTCAGGCTTTCCACCATGCCGGTCATCGCGGCCAATGACAGAGCCAGCAGGTCATGCGCCTCGAACAGCGGCTCCTTGTCGTCCTGCATATCCTTGGAATAGGCCAGCGGCAGGCCCTTCATCACCGCCATCAGGCCGACACAAAGCCCGACGATGCGCCCGCTGTGGCCACGCGCCAGTTCGGCGGCGTCGGGGTTGCGCTTCTGCGGCATGATGCTGCTGCCGGTGCTCCAGGCGTCGGGCAGCCTGACCCAGCCGAAGGGCTGGCTGGCCCACAGGATGATCTCTTCCGCCAGGCGGGAAAGGTGCAGCGCGGTCTGGGCGGCGCAGGTGAGGAATTCGATGGCAAAGTCGCGGTCGGATACGCTGTCGAGGCTGTTGGCGGTGGGCCGGTCGAAGCCGAGCGTCGACGCCGTCATCATGCGGTCGATCGCAAAACCCGTGCCGGCGAGCGCTGCCGCGCCCAGCGGACATTCATTCATGCGGGCGCGGGCATCGGCAAAGCGGCCACGATCCCGCCCGAACATGGCGAAATAGGCCATCAGATGATGGCCGAGCGTCACCGGTTGCGCCACCTGGAGGTGGGTGAAGCCCGGCATGATCGTGTCCGCATGCGCTTCCGCACGCGTCAGCAACGCCGCCACCAGCGCCTTCAGCGCGGCATCAATGTCGTCGCAGGCGGCGCGCACCCACAGGCGGAAATCGGTCGCCACTTGGTCGTTGCGGCTGCGCGCGGTGTGCAGCCGGCCGGCGTCCGGGCCGATCAGCTCGGCCAGCCGCGTCTCGACATGCATGTGGATGTCTTCGAGCGCCGGATCCTCCGGCACGCCGTCGGCTTCATAGTCCGCGTGGATGGCCCGCAGGCCCGTCTCGATCCGGGCCACGGCATCTGGTTCCAGGATGCCGGTCGCGCCCAGCATCGCCACATGCGCCAGGCTGCCGGCGATGTCCTGCCGCCACAACCGCTTGTCGAACGGAATGGAGGCATTTATCTGTTGCATCACGGCGGCAGGTCCGCCGTCGAAGCGGCCACCCCACAGGCTGTTGCTGACCTTTCCGGAGCCCGCCATGCGTCTGACCTTCATTGCCCTTCTGTCGCTTGCCGCCTGCGGGCAGGCACCCGCGGGCGATAGGGAAAAGGCACCGCCCTCGCAAGCGGCGTTGAACGCGGCGGAGGCGCCGCCGGTGGCGCTGGCGGCGAAGATCGACCGCAGCCAGGCGGGAAAGCCGGCGCCGACCGTCCCGTTTGAGATGAGCAACGGCGGCGCGACGAAAACCGTCGCCGATTTCCGCGGCAAGCCGGTGCTGGTCAACCTGTGGGCGACCTGGTGCGCGCCCTGCATCAAGGAAATGCCGGCGCTTGACACCCTGGCGAAGACGCTTGGTGACCGGGTCACCGTTCTGGCGGTCAGCCAGGACATGGAGGGCTGGCGCGCAGTCGACAAATTCTTCACGCCCGGCAAATTCACCACGGTGAAGCCACAGGTCGACAGTGCGATGGCCTATGGCGCCGCCATCGGCGCCAAGGGTCTACCGGTCACCATTCTCTATGATGCTGCCGGAAAGGAAGTATGGCGGATCAACGGCGACTATGACTGGGCCAGCGCCGAAGCGGAGGCGCTAGTCGTCGGCTGAGGTGGCGTAGCGCTCGCTGACCACCGACCAGTTCACGGCGTTCCAGAACGCGTTCAGATAATCGGGGCGGCGGTTCTGGAAACTGAGATAATAGGCATGTTCCCAGACGTCGTTGGTCAGCAGCGGCACGCCCTTCTCGTCAGCGTCATCGAACAACGGATTGTCCTGATTGGGGGTGCTGGTGACCGCCAGCCTGCCGTCGTCCTGCAGGATCAACCAGGCCCAGCCGGAGCCAAAGCGGCCTTTGCCCTTCTCGTCGAACGCGGTGCGCAGCCCCTCCATGCCGCCAAAGGCGCGCTCGATGGCGGCCGACAGCGCCTTGGACGGAGCGCCCCGGCGATCGGGGCCGGCCATCGATTCCCAATAGAAGCTGTGGTTCCAATGACCGCCACCATTGTTGCGGATGGCGGCCGGCAGGGTGGACGCACTCGCGAACAGCGCTTCCAGCGGCTTGCCGCGCGCCGCCGGCGTCTCGGCAACGGCCTTGTTCAGGGCATCGACATAGGCCTGGTGATGCTTGCCATGGTGCAACGCCAGGGTTTCGGCGCTGACCGCGGGGGACAGGGCGGACGGCGCATAGGGCAAGGGCGGCAGCGTGAAGCGGCCGGAGGCGACGGGTGCGGCGCTGCCAAGAAGCGGCGCAGCGGTACGGGCGGTGGACATGCTGGACATGCCGGCAACAACGGCAGCACCGGCACCAAGTTCCAACAGCCGGCGACGGTTCAGGACGGACATGGGCAACCTCCTTGCTGGCCGGGACAACGCGCCATTCACGCGGCGATTCATCGGCCTTCTCATCGCGCACCTTGGTGTCGGATAAATTGACAGGTAGCGCGCCATCATTAACCATTCCGCATCCATAAAATGTTGAATCAGATAGGTTAAATCTTACGCCAAAGACTGGCATAAATGTTGCACCTGCCCTTGTCGCATCGATTTCCAATGTCGATCCGCACGCAAAAGGGGACGGAACATCATGATCAAGGCCTTGATTCTCGCCGCCGCGCTGACGGGTGCCACCGCGGTTTCTGCCGTGACGCTCGACAATACCGCGTCGCTGCCCGGCAGCGTCTCGCCCTATGGGTTCGATGGCAGCACGACCTATGGCGTGACCTTCACCGCGCCGGTCACCGGCACGCTCACCGGCTTCTCGCTCTATTCCAACGGCGGCGGGTTCGATTCGGTCGGTTACATCGGCGACTGGAACGGCACCGCCGCCTTCGGTTTCGGCTTCGGCGCCACCTCGATCCTGTATCAGAGCAGCGCCTTCACGCTGGGCAGCATCAACAGCTTCACCACCAATGTGGCGGTCACCGCCGGGCAGAATTATGTCGCCTTCCTCAGCGTCGCCGGCCTGACCGGCAGCGGCTCCGTAAGCTGGCCGGTGTCGGCGGTGAGCGTGCCGGGTCTCAACTATTTCGTGTGGGACAATGGCACCACGCCGGGCGACATCACCGATGGCGACTGGAACTATTTCTTTGAAAGCAGTCCCACCGGCGTGATCCTGAACTTCGCGGCTGTGCCCGAACCGGCGACCTGGGCGATGCTGATCGCAGGTTTCGGCCTTGTCGGCGCCTCACTGCGGCGTCGCCGCGTCGCTGCGGCGCAGTAAAAAGGCCGCGTCGCCGCGGCGCAATAAAAAGGCCGCGTCGCCGCGGCGCAATAAGTAAGGCCGCATTGCCGTGTCGCAGTAAAAAGACCGCGTCGCTTAGCGAAGCTGCGGTCCTGCGCCGGCACGCCGCTCGCTGAAATGAAGCGCAAGATCCGGAGCGCCGGTGCCCCGCGTTCCCTGCAAAGGAGGTTGGCAGCCACCCTTGCAGGAAGATTTTGCCATGATCCGGTCAAGCGAACCCGCCATCCTTTATTTCGGCACGCCGGTGGCGTTGCTAAGCAGCCTGAATGCGGATGGCAGTGCCAACCTGGCGCCGATGTCGTCCGTGTTCTGGCTTGGCTGGCGCGCGGTGCTCGGCCTGTCGGCGGCATCGCAGACCGCGCAGAACCTGCTGCGCCATCCCGAGCTGGTCATCAACCTGCCGTCGGCCGACATGGCCGACCGGGTGGACCGGCTGGCGCTGACGACGGCAGCCAATCCGGTGCCGCCCTACAAGGCGCAACGCGGCTATGGTCATGTGCATGCCAAGTTCGCGCGGGCCGGGCTGACGCCGGTTGCCAGTGAGACCGTGGTGCCGCCCCGCGCGCTGGAAGCGCCGGTGCAGCTGGAGGCGCGGATCGAAGCGGTGCATTCGATCGCCGCCGAGGATGCGGCATTGGCCGGCAGGATCCTGACATTCGAAGCGCGCATCCTGCGCGTGCATGTGGATGAGGCGATCCTGCTTGCCGGCGATCCGAACCGGATCGATCCCGACAAGTGGCGGCCGCTGATCATGAGCTTCCAGAAATTCTACGGGCTGGGGGAGCAGGTGCGGCCCTCGACCCTCGCGACCATCGCGGAGGCGGAATATCGCAGTCCGGATGTCGACAAGGCTCGTCTTGCGGGTCCGGCAGACCGGCTTCGCATTGCAGCGTGAAACGCGGCGCGTGGCGCCGCATAAGGGAATGAAAGGAACCGCCATGGACAAGGATATCGACGCTGCGCGCTGGGCGCGGGTGCAGGCGCATGACAAGACGGCGGACGGCGAGTTTTTCTACGCCGTCAGAACGACGGGTGTATTCTGCCGCCCGTCCTGCCCGGCGCGGACGGCGAAGCGGGCCAATGTCATCTTCTACGAAACGGCCGCCGGGGCCGAGGCCGCCGGGTACCGGCCGTGCCGACGCTGCCATCCGCTGGCCATGGAGGGCCGCGATCCCCATGGCTCGCTGATGCAGGCGATGGCATCGTTCATCGTCGCGCATGCCGACGAGAGGCTGTCGCTCGAACGGCTTGCCCAGGAGGCGGGCATGAGCCCTTTCCATTTCCAGCGCAGCTTCAAGGCGGTGATCGGCGTCAGCCCGAAGGACTATCAGGCGGCGGAGCGGCTGCGTCGCTTCAAGGACCGGCTGCGCGCGGGTGATACGGTGCTGGGCGCGACGTTCGAGGCCGGCTATGGTTCGACCAGCCGCATCTATGAACGGGTGGGCGACAATCTCGGCATGACGCCATCGGCCTATCGCGCCGGCGGCGCCGGAGAGAGGATCGTGCATGCCGCGCGCGAGACGGCGCTGGGACCGTTGATGATGGCGGCGACCGAACGCGGCATATGCTTCGTGCAGTTCGGGACCTGCGCCGATGCGCTGGCGCGGCAATTGGCGCAGGAGTTCCCGAGGGCGCAGCTTGAGCCGGCGGCGGCCGGCGGGAGTGCCGAGCTCGATGCCTGGATGGTGGCGCTGGGCGATCACCTCGCCGGTGTGGCGCCCCGTCCGGATCTGCCGCTCGACCTGCGCGGCACGGCGTTCCAGATCAGCGTGTGGCGCCTCCTGATGAGCGTCAGGGAAGGGGAGGTGGTGAGCTATTCCGAGCTTGCGGCCGGCGTGGGGGCGCCGCGTGCCGTTCGTGCCGCGGCGAGCGCCTGTGCCGCCAACCGCGTCGCGGTCCTGATCCCCTGCCACCGCGCGCTGCGCGCCGATGGTGGCCTGGGCGGTTATCGCTGGGGCCTGGAGCGGAAGCGGGCGCTGCTGGATGCTGAACGTGCACACCGGGTGGCGGCGTGAGCGCGATCGGGTTTCCCGAGGTGTCGGCTCTGGCGGCCGCCCTGGACACCCAGGGCTATGCCATGCTGCCCGGGCTGGTCGGGCGGGCGGAGTGCGCGGTGCTGGCGGGAATGCTCGACGATGGCAAAACGGCGTTCCGTTCCACGGTGATCATGGCCCGCCACGGCTATGGGCGTGGTGAGTATCGCTATTTCGCGCGGCCCCTGCCGGCGCCCGTGCAGACGCTGCGCGAGATGCTCTACCCGCCGCTAGCCGAGGTCGCCAATCGCTGGGCGACACGGCTGGCCGGTCAGCGAACATGGCCGGCCGACCATGCCGGCCTGGTCGCCGAATGCGCTGCCGCCGGCCAGGCCCGCCCGACACCGCTGCTGCTGCGCTATGGTCCCGGGGACTATAACCGGCTGCATCAGGATATCTATGGCGCGCTGGTCTTTCCGCTGCAGCTGGTGGTGCTGCTCGACGAACCGGGGCGTGATTTCAGCGGCGGGGAGTTCCTGCTTGTGGAGGGGCGGGCACGCATGCAGTCCCGCGCCTCGGTGGTGCCGCTGGCACAGGGCGATGCGGTGGTGTTTCCGGTCCGCGATCGTCCGGTCAGCGCCAGCCGGGGCTGGGCGCGTGCCACCATGCGCCACGGCGTTGCCGAGGTGCGGTCGGGCCAGCGCCGGACGCTGGGCATCATCTTCCACGACGCGGCGTGAACCTGCGTGTCACGGGGCTTGCGTCCGCGGACGGGCGAGCTATGGCGGTCGGCGAGAGGGGAGTCTCGCAACAGGAGCCATGTCATGCGCAAACCCCTTTTCTGTCTTGCTTTCTTGTCGCTGTCCGGTGCCGCGATGGCGGCGGAGCGAAGCTTTTCCGTCGGCGCCTTCGACCGTGTGACCTTGCTGGGATCGCCCACGGTCGAGGTTTCGACCGGCGGCGGCTTCGCGGTGCGGGCAACCGGGGATGAAGCCGATCTGGAACGGCTGGAGATCGTGGTCAGCGGCGGTGAGCTTCGCGTCGGCCTGAAGTCGGGCAGCTGGGGCGGCTGGTCCCGCCGCGAACTGAAGGTGTTCGTCAGCCTGCCGGCCCTGCGTGCCGTGAACCTGCGCGGATCGGGGGATTTGAATGTCGACCGGGTCAGCGGCGCGGCTTTTGCGGCGGAGCTGGCGGGTTCGGGCGATGTGCGGCTGCGACAGGTGGATGTCAGCGCGCTGACCCTGTCGCTTGCCGGCTCGGGTGATATCGAGGCGCAGGGGCGGTGCGGCTCCGGCACCTACACCCTGGCGGGGAGCGGCGACATCCAGGCGCGGCGGGTGTTGTGCACGTCGCTGACCGCCAGCCTGCGGGGCAGCGGCGATATCGACGGGGCCGCCAGTGGTGGCGCCGATGTCGCGTTGATGGGAAGCGGCGATGTCCGCATCACCGGCGGGGCGAAGTGCAAGGTTTCGACGCGCGGCAGCGGTTCGGTGAACTGCGGCTAGTCCAAGGTGGCCCTCTGCCGGCGCGGGCGACGCGCCGGCAGGCGGCGGGCATCATTCCAGTTCGAAGGTCATGCTGACATTCAGCGAAAGGTCGATTTCACCCGGCGCGACCGGGCTGTCGGCCTTTTCGGCGCGCATCGCCATCGCCATCATCGGCTGCGGCCGCGGGGTGAAGGGGTTGTTGTTTTCGGCGATGGCGGTGATGCGCTTGATGCGCAGGCCGGCGGCGGTAGCGTAAAGGTCAGCGCGGGCGCGCAGGGTCTTGATCGCCTGCTGGCGCACCTGATCGAGCAGGGCTTCGGGCTTGTCGACACGGAATGTGGGGCCGTCGATCTGGTTGGCGCCCTGGGCGACCAGCGTGTCGATGATGCGGCCGGCCCCTTTCAGGTCGCGCAGGGTGACAGAGACGCGGTTGTTCGCCTGATAGCCGGTGAGCACGGGGGGCACATTGTTGCCGTAGCGATATTGTGGTTGCAGGTTCAGGCCGCTGGTCTGGATGTCGCGTTCCGCGACGCCGGACTTGCGCAGCGCGGCGATAACCGCGCTCATGCGGCTGGCGTTTTCGGTCATCGCCGCATTGGCGTCCTTGGCTGAGGTGACGACGCCGGCGCCGATGTCGGCCACATCCGGTACGGCGCTGAGCCGAGCTTCGGTCGAGAGGGTGAGCGTGGCGGGCGCGGCCTGCGCGTGCAGGGGCGACAGGGCGGCCAGGGCGAGCGCAGCGGCAAGCATTTTTTTCATGAGGGATCCTTGAACATGGAACAGCGACCTGCCGTTGCGGCACGGTCGCTGTCCGGAAGCTGAACTGAGTCAGGTGAAGGGGCGGTCAGCTTCGCCGGCGAACCATGTTGTAGAGATAGATCAGGATGACGGCGCCCAGGGTGGCGAGGATGATCGACCAGATGAAGCCGCCACCCCCCAGGCCGATGAGGCCGGCGAGAAAGCCGCCGACGACCCCGCCGAGGATGCCGAGAAGGATGGTGACGATGATGCCGCCCGGCTCGTCCCCGGGGACGATCCAGCGCGCGAGCAGACCTGCGACCAAGCCGATGATGATCCAGGCAAACCAACCATGTTCCATAAGTGCCTCCCTGCGCCGTGATGATGTGTAGCGTCATAACAGGCGTGCAACAAGTTGGTTGCAGGAAAGACGGATGGCGGTGATGGGCGAGATAGGCTTGCACGATGCGTGGGAAGGCGATAAGAGGGCGTTGCTTTGAGGGGAGCAACGTCGCTGGCGGCGTGCTGAGGCATGCTGTCCAACCAGTAGCGGAAACTCAAGCGATATGAACATGCAGCTCTCCCCACTCGACCCCAGCATGGCCGACCAACTCCGGTCGCCCGATGACAGTGACGCGGCGCGCCGGTCGCGCCGCCGGCGTATCCTTCTCTATGCTGCCGCCGCGCTGGTGGTGGCGGCGATCATTGCTTTCTATGCCCTGCGGGGCGGCAAGCCCGAGCCGGCGCCGGCTCCGACCCGGGCCAAGGTGACCGTGATGGTGCCCGGGATGACCGCGGTGCGCGATCAGGTGACAGCAAGCGGCAGCATCGCCGCGCGGCGCGACATGCCGGTGGGTGTGGCGGGCGAGGGCGGCCAGATCGTGGCGATCCGGGCCGAGGCCGGATCACGCGTGGCGAAGGGTCAGGTGCTGGCGGAAATCGATGCCCGGGTCCTGCGGGCGCAACTGGCGCAGTTGCAGGCCGGCGTGGTACAGGCGCGTGCCGATGCGCGGCTGGCGCAGGCGGAACTCGACCGGGCCAGTGCACTGGTGACACCCGGTTTCATCAGTAAAGCGGACATCGACCGGCGGACGGCAACCCGCGATTCGGCCAATGCCCGGGTAACGGTGGCGGTGGCGCAGGTTCGCGAAAGCGAGGCGCGGCTGGCGCGGCTGTCGATCCGCGCGCCGGAGGCCGGCATCGTGTTGCAGCGCATGGCGGAAGTGGGCCAGATCGTGTCGCCGGGCAGCGGCATGCTGTTCCGCGTGGCGGCGGGTGGCATCCTGGAGATGCGCGCGCGGGTGGCGGAGCAGGATCTGGTGAACCTGAAGGCCGGCATGCCGGCGACGGTGACGCCGGTCGGGTCGCGCTTGGGCTATAGTGGCCGCATCTGGCTGGTGGAACCGGCGATCGACACCGAGACGCGGCAGGGGGTGGTGCGGATCGCGCTGAACTATGATCCGGCGCTGAAGGTCGGGTCCTTCGCCAAGGCCAGCATCATCGCCGTGGAAACGCAGCGCCCGGTGCTGCCGCAGTCGGCGGTGCAGGCGGACGACCGCGGCAGCTTTGTCTATGTGGTGGACGCCAACAACAAGGTGGAACGGCGCGCCATCACGGTGGGCACGGTGAACGACCAGGGCGTCAGCATCGCGGCCGGGCTGAACGGGCGCGAACGGGTGGTGGTGAGCGCGGGCGCCTTCCTGCGGCCGGGCGAGACCATCACGCCCGTCCTGAACCGCTAGGGAGGCCGCGATGCGCAACATTTCGGCCTGGTCGATCAAGAATCCGGTGGCGCCGCTGGTCGCCTTTGCCATGCTGACGCTGGCG carries:
- a CDS encoding PEPxxWA-CTERM sorting domain-containing protein — its product is MIKALILAAALTGATAVSAVTLDNTASLPGSVSPYGFDGSTTYGVTFTAPVTGTLTGFSLYSNGGGFDSVGYIGDWNGTAAFGFGFGATSILYQSSAFTLGSINSFTTNVAVTAGQNYVAFLSVAGLTGSGSVSWPVSAVSVPGLNYFVWDNGTTPGDITDGDWNYFFESSPTGVILNFAAVPEPATWAMLIAGFGLVGASLRRRRVAAAQ
- a CDS encoding flavin reductase family protein, with amino-acid sequence MIRSSEPAILYFGTPVALLSSLNADGSANLAPMSSVFWLGWRAVLGLSAASQTAQNLLRHPELVINLPSADMADRVDRLALTTAANPVPPYKAQRGYGHVHAKFARAGLTPVASETVVPPRALEAPVQLEARIEAVHSIAAEDAALAGRILTFEARILRVHVDEAILLAGDPNRIDPDKWRPLIMSFQKFYGLGEQVRPSTLATIAEAEYRSPDVDKARLAGPADRLRIAA
- the ada gene encoding bifunctional DNA-binding transcriptional regulator/O6-methylguanine-DNA methyltransferase Ada; protein product: MDKDIDAARWARVQAHDKTADGEFFYAVRTTGVFCRPSCPARTAKRANVIFYETAAGAEAAGYRPCRRCHPLAMEGRDPHGSLMQAMASFIVAHADERLSLERLAQEAGMSPFHFQRSFKAVIGVSPKDYQAAERLRRFKDRLRAGDTVLGATFEAGYGSTSRIYERVGDNLGMTPSAYRAGGAGERIVHAARETALGPLMMAATERGICFVQFGTCADALARQLAQEFPRAQLEPAAAGGSAELDAWMVALGDHLAGVAPRPDLPLDLRGTAFQISVWRLLMSVREGEVVSYSELAAGVGAPRAVRAAASACAANRVAVLIPCHRALRADGGLGGYRWGLERKRALLDAERAHRVAA
- a CDS encoding 2OG-Fe(II) oxygenase, producing the protein MLPGLVGRAECAVLAGMLDDGKTAFRSTVIMARHGYGRGEYRYFARPLPAPVQTLREMLYPPLAEVANRWATRLAGQRTWPADHAGLVAECAAAGQARPTPLLLRYGPGDYNRLHQDIYGALVFPLQLVVLLDEPGRDFSGGEFLLVEGRARMQSRASVVPLAQGDAVVFPVRDRPVSASRGWARATMRHGVAEVRSGQRRTLGIIFHDAA
- a CDS encoding head GIN domain-containing protein, with translation MSLSGAAMAAERSFSVGAFDRVTLLGSPTVEVSTGGGFAVRATGDEADLERLEIVVSGGELRVGLKSGSWGGWSRRELKVFVSLPALRAVNLRGSGDLNVDRVSGAAFAAELAGSGDVRLRQVDVSALTLSLAGSGDIEAQGRCGSGTYTLAGSGDIQARRVLCTSLTASLRGSGDIDGAASGGADVALMGSGDVRITGGAKCKVSTRGSGSVNCG
- a CDS encoding SIMPL domain-containing protein, whose translation is MKKMLAAALALAALSPLHAQAAPATLTLSTEARLSAVPDVADIGAGVVTSAKDANAAMTENASRMSAVIAALRKSGVAERDIQTSGLNLQPQYRYGNNVPPVLTGYQANNRVSVTLRDLKGAGRIIDTLVAQGANQIDGPTFRVDKPEALLDQVRQQAIKTLRARADLYATAAGLRIKRITAIAENNNPFTPRPQPMMAMAMRAEKADSPVAPGEIDLSLNVSMTFELE
- a CDS encoding GlsB/YeaQ/YmgE family stress response membrane protein codes for the protein MEHGWFAWIIIGLVAGLLARWIVPGDEPGGIIVTILLGILGGVVGGFLAGLIGLGGGGFIWSIILATLGAVILIYLYNMVRRRS